A genomic region of Colletotrichum destructivum chromosome 1, complete sequence contains the following coding sequences:
- a CDS encoding Putative alpha/beta hydrolase-3 codes for MSASRPQLSLWEKRDLVLRLLFRAPLQLVWNFLYGAPFALARGVSMRFFAFCAYYRFALGCMRAREIQFLLPPSIVTYERWIARKAKRHPELADRLRRNVEMLPANDGSILWIGNRQKATKFVLFFHGGGYAVPLLPGHLEWCWEAYVNGGPGLHAEVAVAVLQYTLVPEARYPTQLQQAIAALNQLLLSGIKPGDLLVGGDSAGGNLACSVVRHICHPCHLEIPALRPEGRLAGVFLVSPWLSSKTTAPAFRENNHVDMVTARAMLRAATELLHPRFPVRGKSDESDLAMAMPMDGDMAWADDISAAAASLYVTGGQQEAFRDDIRAFAEHVGCGNNDLDLLFELAEHEAHDFILLEGQAGRVGDATVRMRNWAVAQLGTGRASV; via the exons ATGTCGGCATCGAGACCGCAGCTTTCGCTGTGGGAGAAGCGGGACCTGGTGTTACGCCTGCTCTTCCGCG CCCCTCTCCAGTTGGTCTGGAATTTCTTGTACGGCGCGCCCTTCGCCCTCGCGAGGGGCGTCTCGATgcgcttcttcgccttctgcGCCTACTACCGCTTCGCCCTGGGCTGCATGCGCGCCCGCGAGATCCAGTTCCTGTTACCCCCTTCCATCGTCACATATGAGAGGTGGATCGCCCGAAAGGCCAAGCGGCACCCGGAGCTCGCCGACCGGCTGCGGCGCAACGTCGAGATGCTGCCGGCCAACGACGGCTCCATCCTGTGGATCGGCAACCGGCAGAAGGCGACCAAGTTCGTGCTCTTCTTCCATGGCGGAGGCTACGCCGTACCATTGCTCCCGGGACACCTTGAGTGGTGCTGGGAGGCCTACGTCAACGGCGGGCCGGGGCTccacgccgaggtcgccgtcgccgtgctGCAGTACACCCTCGTGCCGGAGGCGCGGTACCCGACCCAGCTGCagcaggccatcgccgccctcaacCAGCTGCTCCTCTCGGGCATCAAGCccggcgacctcctcgtcggcggcgactcggccggcgggAACCTCGCCTGCTCCGTCGTCCGCCACATCTGCCACCCGTGCCACCTCGAGATCCCCGCGCTGCGTCCCGAGGGGCggctcgccggcgtcttcctcgtgTCGCCGTGGCTCAGCAGCAAgaccacggcgccggccttcCGCGAGAACAACCACGTCGATATGGTGACGGCGCGCGCGATGCTGCGCGCGGCGACCGAGCTGCTGCACCCGCGCTTCCCCGTGCGCGGCAAGTCGGACGAGAGCGACCTGGCCATGGCGATGCCCATGGACGGCGACATGGCGTGGGCCGAcgacatctcggccgccgcggcgagcCTGTACGTTACGGGGGGCCAGCAGGAGGCCTTCCGCGACGATATCCGGGCCTTCGCCGAGCACGTCGGCTGCGGGAACAACGACCTGGACCTCCTCTTCGAGCTGGCGGAGCACGAGGCGCACGACTTCATCCTGCTCGAGGGGCAGGCCGGGCGGGTGGGCGATGCGACGGTGCGCATGAGGAACTGGGCGGTGGCGCAGCTGGGGACGGGCCGGGCTTCGGTGTGA